Proteins encoded in a region of the Sander lucioperca isolate FBNREF2018 chromosome 4, SLUC_FBN_1.2, whole genome shotgun sequence genome:
- the LOC116057239 gene encoding suppressor of cytokine signaling 1-like — MVRDDHDRTVVQGQKQSCTAETQNQSQPAEEPAGPERAQRRERVPPESREPTERQPDLLHWKKLNVEEEAETWCQPVTGADAESLPTHLRPFSSAAEYKLVKQTYQRLQHSGYYWGAMTMEEAHEILSRAPLGTFLIRDSGQPDVFFTLSYQSDDGPTSVRVQLNNLLFSLYGSHRTFASLFALLTYYTRSSCKLTVPYRKQRPERLKQMCRRALMGSYGAENISTLPGLSTQVKDYVNAYPCCI; from the exons ATGGTCAGAGACGATCACGATAGAACAGTAGTACAAGGCCAAAAGCAGAGCTGCACAGCTGAGACTCAGAACCAAAGTCAACCCGCTGAAGAACCTGCAGGACCAGAACGAGCCCAGAGACGGGAGAGAGTTCCACCGGAGAGCCGAGAGCCGACAGAGAGGCAACCAGATTTACTGCACTGGAAAAAACTCAACGTCGAGGAAGAAGCTGAAACCTGGTGCCAG CCAGTCACTGGAGCTGATGCTGAGAGCTTGCCCACACACCTCCGTCCATTCAGTAGCGCAGCAGAGTACAAACTAGTGAAACAGACTTACCAGCGGCTCCAACACAGTGGTTACTACTGGGGAGCCATGACCATGGAGGAGGCACACGAAATACTCTCACGGGCACCCCTGGGTACCTTCCTCATCAG AGACAGCGGCCAGCCGGATGTTTTCTTCACTCTGAGTTACCAAAGTGATGACGGCCCGACTAGTGTTCGTGTCCAGCTGAACAACCTGCTCTTCAGTCTGTACGGCAGCCACAGGACTTTTGCTTCACTCTTTGCTCTGCTCACTTATTACACCCGCTCATCCTGTAAGCTGACAGTGCCCTATCGCAAGCAGCGTCCGGAGCGCCTGAAGCAGATGTGCAGGAGGGCTCTCATGGGCTCTTATGGAGCAGAAAATATAAGCACCTTACCTGGACTCAGCACTCAAGTTAAAGACTATGTTAACGCGTACCCTTGTTGTATATAG